One window from the genome of Crateriforma spongiae encodes:
- a CDS encoding SMP-30/gluconolactonase/LRE family protein yields MPSTIRLTGILILLPLFPLLSHVQAQETQSDSVVAEGATLKLIGDGYKFTEGPTADDAGNVYFTDQPNDRIVRWDAKTGELSDWLSPCGRSNGLYFVAPQSLIACADENNELWRIDLKTKEHELLVGQFENRRFSGPNDCWVDQDGAIYFTDPLYKRPYWKHSIADDHPRGVYRLSTDGSITQVASDLVQPNGIIGDAEKRHLYVADIGDKKMYRYVINPDGKLTERELFCASGSDGVTLDVDRNLYLTGREGVMVFDKTGKRIDTIAVPKGWTANVTFAGPKFDQLFITAGDSVFTIPMATTGLR; encoded by the coding sequence ATGCCATCAACCATACGACTGACGGGAATTCTGATCCTCTTGCCGCTCTTCCCGTTGCTCTCGCACGTGCAAGCACAAGAAACGCAAAGCGACTCCGTCGTTGCTGAGGGCGCGACGCTGAAGCTGATTGGCGACGGTTACAAATTCACCGAGGGACCGACCGCCGATGATGCTGGAAACGTCTACTTCACCGACCAACCGAATGACCGAATCGTTCGGTGGGACGCCAAGACCGGAGAACTTTCGGACTGGCTTTCACCCTGCGGACGCAGCAACGGTCTCTACTTTGTGGCACCGCAAAGCTTGATCGCGTGCGCGGATGAAAACAACGAACTCTGGCGTATCGACTTGAAAACGAAAGAGCACGAGTTGCTGGTCGGCCAGTTTGAAAACCGTCGTTTCTCCGGTCCCAACGATTGTTGGGTCGATCAAGACGGCGCGATCTATTTCACTGACCCGCTTTACAAGCGACCGTACTGGAAGCACTCCATTGCCGACGATCACCCGCGTGGCGTCTATCGGCTTTCAACGGATGGATCGATCACGCAAGTCGCCAGTGACTTGGTCCAACCCAACGGCATCATCGGTGATGCAGAGAAGCGTCATCTATATGTCGCGGATATTGGTGATAAGAAGATGTATCGATATGTGATCAATCCAGACGGCAAGCTGACCGAACGAGAGCTCTTCTGTGCGTCGGGCAGCGATGGTGTGACGCTGGACGTCGATCGTAATCTTTATCTGACCGGCCGTGAGGGGGTTATGGTCTTTGACAAGACTGGGAAGCGAATCGACACCATTGCGGTGCCCAAGGGCTGGACCGCGAACGTGACTTTCGCGGGGCCAAAGTTCGACCAGTTGTTCATCACCGCCGGTGACAGCGTCTTTACGATTCCGATGGCGACGACGGGACTTCGATAG
- a CDS encoding carbohydrate-binding domain-containing protein — translation MLSAISVLAAGTTGDETIRLYADDELVGTYSDLGSGADSGQFVRLDADTGASTPSQIRIEFINDVYEPQLGIDRNVRVDRIEVDGVGYETESPNVFSTGTWLAEDGITPGNRQSEYLHADGFFQYDLAGNPTGSLIVVTADGSTGNENMSLLIDGETVANWDVGTTTQTYSFVAAQTVSADQVRVAFTNDRYEPDVGIDYNLRVDNIQIDGVTYETEDPSVFSTGTWLPSDGIVPGNRQNETLHTDGYFQYASDDVQAGFVGLAVTQVTVNESDGTAQIGIDRFDGTDGPASVFYQTFGVEAESGSDFVGTDSGRVDFADGQSSAFITVDLINDEEFESVESFSVSLFRSEGAELAEPRTAIVTIVDDESGLGLVGHWRLDESAIGQNVADSSGNGNSGTHTNIAAPAGPTANGVNFDSANAGALLFDGDNDFVSIAGDPSLDLSDGQFTQSVWVRPTATGRTYQGVLGFQGSGGVAGRYPGIWVQNDTQVHAGFGDGSNWNSLSTGEVLTLNEWNHVATTFDGTNYRVYVNSAEVYSTDQYAGRTPTAETRVNIGRVDNYFSGAVDDVRIYNRALTAAEVATLIDGADVPSVPLSNGQYVTSQLAAGFDTPIEVEQLADGRFLVAEQDGVVRLVNPDGSVQSTPVLDIRSIVNSGTKDRGMIGFAVHPDLANNPYIYASYTYDPPEITGGGLGGVDGNGSRVSRISRFTVTENNGVLTADPATNVVLVGNNSTFDNIGDPDSRVGLEGPHSCVDAGGNPIEDCIPADETSHTIGELEFGPDGMLYAASGDGGSFGRVDPINLRALDVDSLAGKILRIDPITGQAPSDNPLFNGDPDANESKVFAYGLRNPFRFAVGGTASNPEIFVGDVGWTQWEEVNRGVGGENFGWPAFEGGDGESLQTGRYRDLAEVQAYYATNPDVTAPMWARLHSQGARAIVMGDFVGPQNASGTGTLLFTDIGDQILRAATFSDSGEFLGVEVVSGNVGFIVDMHTGVDGFTYYVDITGSIGRLNFQTV, via the coding sequence ATGCTGTCGGCGATCTCAGTGCTAGCCGCCGGCACGACGGGCGACGAAACCATCCGTCTGTACGCCGACGATGAACTGGTGGGCACTTACAGCGACTTGGGCAGCGGCGCCGACAGCGGACAGTTCGTTCGGCTGGACGCCGACACCGGTGCCTCGACGCCTTCGCAGATCCGGATCGAATTCATCAACGATGTCTATGAGCCTCAGCTTGGCATCGACCGAAACGTTCGAGTCGACCGTATCGAGGTTGACGGGGTTGGCTATGAAACGGAATCACCCAACGTCTTTTCAACGGGAACTTGGCTGGCCGAGGATGGAATCACGCCGGGTAACCGGCAAAGCGAATACCTGCACGCCGACGGCTTCTTTCAGTACGATCTGGCCGGCAATCCCACCGGATCGCTGATTGTCGTCACCGCTGACGGCAGCACGGGCAACGAGAACATGTCGCTGTTGATCGATGGGGAAACCGTTGCCAACTGGGACGTCGGCACGACGACACAGACCTATTCATTCGTGGCGGCACAGACCGTTTCGGCCGACCAAGTCCGCGTCGCGTTCACCAATGATCGCTACGAACCGGATGTCGGCATCGATTACAACCTGCGCGTCGACAACATTCAAATCGACGGTGTGACGTACGAGACCGAAGATCCGAGTGTTTTCTCAACCGGCACTTGGTTGCCCTCTGACGGCATCGTCCCTGGCAACCGTCAAAACGAAACGTTGCACACCGACGGTTATTTTCAATACGCAAGCGACGACGTGCAGGCCGGCTTCGTTGGTTTGGCTGTCACGCAGGTGACCGTCAATGAGTCCGACGGTACGGCACAAATTGGGATCGACCGGTTTGATGGAACCGATGGTCCGGCATCAGTCTTCTATCAAACCTTTGGCGTCGAAGCCGAATCGGGCAGCGATTTTGTCGGCACCGATTCTGGACGAGTCGATTTTGCTGATGGTCAATCGTCCGCATTCATCACCGTCGATCTGATCAACGACGAAGAATTCGAAAGCGTCGAGTCGTTCAGTGTGTCGCTGTTCCGAAGCGAGGGTGCAGAACTGGCCGAACCGCGAACCGCAATCGTGACCATCGTCGACGATGAATCTGGACTCGGGCTGGTCGGCCACTGGCGACTGGATGAATCGGCGATCGGTCAAAACGTGGCCGACTCCTCGGGCAACGGCAACTCGGGAACGCATACGAACATTGCCGCGCCCGCCGGTCCCACCGCAAACGGCGTCAATTTTGATTCCGCCAATGCCGGTGCACTGCTGTTCGACGGCGACAACGATTTCGTCAGCATCGCAGGTGATCCGTCGCTGGATCTCAGCGACGGTCAGTTCACGCAGTCCGTTTGGGTTCGTCCCACCGCAACGGGACGCACGTATCAGGGCGTTCTTGGCTTCCAAGGCAGTGGCGGAGTCGCCGGGCGGTATCCGGGGATCTGGGTTCAGAATGACACACAAGTGCATGCCGGCTTTGGTGACGGAAGCAACTGGAACAGTTTGAGTACCGGAGAAGTCTTGACGCTGAATGAGTGGAACCATGTCGCGACGACTTTCGACGGTACGAACTATCGAGTCTACGTGAATTCCGCGGAGGTTTACTCGACCGATCAGTACGCCGGACGCACACCGACCGCTGAAACACGCGTCAACATTGGACGTGTCGACAATTACTTTTCCGGTGCTGTCGACGACGTGCGGATTTACAACCGCGCTCTGACCGCTGCGGAGGTGGCCACCCTGATCGATGGTGCCGATGTACCGTCTGTGCCGCTGTCCAATGGACAGTACGTGACCAGCCAACTAGCCGCGGGATTTGATACACCGATTGAGGTGGAACAACTGGCCGATGGCCGCTTTCTGGTTGCCGAACAAGATGGTGTCGTTCGCTTGGTCAATCCAGATGGATCGGTTCAGTCGACGCCCGTGCTAGACATTCGATCGATCGTCAACTCTGGCACCAAAGATCGCGGAATGATCGGTTTCGCCGTCCATCCGGATCTGGCCAACAATCCATACATCTATGCGTCGTACACCTACGATCCGCCAGAGATCACCGGTGGTGGTTTGGGCGGCGTCGACGGAAACGGATCACGCGTCTCCCGCATCTCGCGCTTCACCGTCACGGAAAACAACGGGGTCCTAACGGCTGACCCAGCGACCAACGTTGTATTGGTCGGCAACAACAGCACTTTCGACAACATCGGTGATCCAGATTCCAGAGTGGGACTGGAGGGTCCACACAGTTGCGTCGACGCCGGCGGCAACCCGATCGAAGACTGCATCCCGGCGGATGAAACCAGTCACACGATTGGGGAACTGGAATTCGGTCCCGACGGCATGTTGTATGCCGCTAGCGGGGACGGCGGTTCCTTTGGTCGTGTCGACCCGATCAACCTGCGTGCTTTGGATGTCGACTCATTGGCGGGCAAGATCCTTCGCATTGATCCGATCACCGGCCAAGCCCCCAGCGACAATCCACTTTTCAACGGCGACCCCGACGCCAACGAATCAAAGGTCTTTGCGTATGGCCTGCGGAATCCGTTCCGATTCGCGGTGGGTGGTACAGCCAGCAACCCTGAGATCTTCGTCGGCGATGTCGGATGGACTCAGTGGGAAGAAGTCAATCGAGGCGTTGGCGGCGAGAACTTTGGTTGGCCGGCTTTCGAAGGCGGCGATGGCGAGAGCCTACAAACCGGACGATACCGTGACTTGGCTGAGGTGCAGGCCTACTACGCAACCAATCCCGACGTGACCGCACCCATGTGGGCGCGACTTCACAGCCAGGGCGCCCGCGCGATCGTCATGGGCGACTTTGTCGGTCCCCAAAACGCTTCGGGTACCGGGACGCTGCTGTTCACCGACATCGGTGACCAAATCCTGCGAGCGGCGACTTTCAGCGACAGCGGTGAATTCCTGGGCGTCGAAGTCGTCTCGGGTAACGTCGGATTCATCGTCGACATGCACACCGGCGTCGATGGATTCACGTACTACGTGGACATCACCGGAAGCATCGGACGTTTGAATTTTCAAACCGTCTGA